From one Lycium ferocissimum isolate CSIRO_LF1 chromosome 7, AGI_CSIRO_Lferr_CH_V1, whole genome shotgun sequence genomic stretch:
- the LOC132064421 gene encoding uncharacterized protein LOC132064421, giving the protein MDDRWFNGRPDMRMRDKRQQEMEEADEASILEDLAEDFRLPINHRPTENVDLENVEQASLDTQLTSSNIGFKLLQKMGWKGKGLGKNEQGITEPIKSGMRDPKLGIGKQEEDDFFTAEENIQRRKLDIELEETEELAKKREVLAEREHKIETEVKEIRKTFYCELCNKQYKLAMEFEAHLSSYDHNHRKRFKEMREMHGSSRDDRQKREQQRQEREMAKFAQMTANKKQQEQQTPEEAGNIPAPSMVRTATALADQDQRKALKFGFSAKGGSSKVTTLVNKSAKKPKVTVASVFSNESDEE; this is encoded by the exons ATGGATGATAGATGGTTCAATGGTAGGCCAGACATGCGTATGAGAGATAAACGCCAGCAAGAAATGGAAGAG GCAGATGAGGCTTCTATTCTAGAGGATCTCGCTGAAGATTTTCGCCTTCCTATTAATCATAGACCAACAGAAAACGTAGACCTGGAAAATGTGGAACAAGCATCTTTAGACACGCAGTTGACATCCTCTAACATTGGATTCAAGCTTCTTCAGAAGATGGGTTGGAAAGGGAAGGGTCTTGGGAAAAATGAGCAAG GAATTACTGAGCCAATAAAATCAGGGATGCGAGACCCAAAGTTGGGGATCGGAAAGCAAGAGGAAGATGATTTTTTTACAGCAGAAGAAAATATTCAACGGCGTAAGCTTGATATTGAGCTTGAGGAGACTGAGGAACTTGCCAAAAAGCGGGAG GTTTTAGCAGAACGCGAGCACAAAATTGAAACGGAGGTGAAGGAAATACGCAAGACTTTCTATTGTGAGCTATGCAACAAGCAATATAAATTAGCAATGGAGTTTGAAGCTCACCTAAGTTCGTATGATCATAACCACAGGAAG CGCTTCAAGGAAATGAGAGAAATGCATGGAAGTAGCCGTGACGATAGGCAGAAAAGAGAACAGCAACGTCAAGAGAGGGAGATGGCAAAATTCGCCCAAAT GACTGCCAATAAGAAGCAGCAAGAACAGCAAACACCGGAGGAAGCAGGAAACATTCCAGCCCCCTCCATGGTTAGAACTGCAACTGCTCTTGCCGATCAAGATCAGAGGAAGGCTTTGAAGTTTGGGTTTTCTGCGAAAGGAGGCTCATCAAAG GTGACAACCTTGGTTAACAAATCCGCAAAGAAGCCAAAAGTAACTGTTGCATCCGTCTTCAGCAATGAGAGTGACGAGGAGTAA
- the LOC132064420 gene encoding cyprosin-like encodes MENKHLCAALVLWAIACFVLPASSDDFLRIGLKKHRLDVNSINAARAARLQDRYGKHLNGIEKKSGDSDLDIVPLKNYLDAQYYGEIGVGSPPQKFKVIFDTGSSNLWVPSSRCYFSVACWFHSKYKASKSSTYSRNGESCSIRYGTGSISGYFSQDNVQVGDLVVKDQVFIEATREPSITFIIAKFDGILGLGFQEICVGNATPVWYNMVGQGLVKEPVFSFWFNRDANAKEGGELVFGGVDTKHFKGNHTYVPLTQKGYWQFNMGDFLIGNASTGYCADGCAAIVDSGTSLLAGPTTIVTQLNHAIGAEGIVSMECKTIVSQYGEMIWDLLVSGVRPDQVCSQAGLCYLDGAQHVSSNIRTVVERETEGSSVGEAPLCTACEMAVVWMQNQLKQKETKERVLEYVDQLCSKLPSPMGESVIDCNSISSMPNITFTITDKAFVLTPEQYILKTGEGAAKICISGFAALDVPPPRGPLWILGDVFMGPYHTVFDFGKSRVGFAEAV; translated from the exons ATGGAAAATAAGCATCTCTGTGCTGCTCTTGTTTTATGGGCCATTGCATGTTTTGTACTTCCGGCTTCCTCTGATGATTTTCTTAGAATTGGTTTGAAGAAGCACCGCTTGGACGTTAATAGCATAAATGCTGCAAGAGCAGCCAGACTCCAAGACAGGTATGGGAAGCATCTGAATGGCATAGAAAAAAAATCGGGTGACTCAGATTTAGATATAGTCCCCTTAAAGAACTACTTGGATGCCCAATATTATGGAGAGATTGGTGTTGGTTCACCTCCTCAGAAATTCAAAGTTATCTTTGATACTGGAAGTTCTAACCTCTGGGTCCCATCATCAAGATGCTACTTCTCT GTTGCATGCTGGTTCCACTCCAAGTACAAGGCGAGCAAGTCCAGTACATATTCAAGAAATG GGGAATCTTGCTCAATCCGTTATGGAACTGGTTCAATCTCTGGCTATTTCAGTCAAGATAATGTTCAAGTTGGTGATCTTGTAGTCAAAGATCAG gtGTTTATTGAAGCAACACGAGAACCAAGTATTACATTTATAATTGCGAAGTTTGATGGTATACTAGGACTTGGTTTCCAGGAAATTTGTGTTGGAAATGCTACACCCGTCTG GTACAACATGGTGGGGCAAGGTCTTGTAAAAGAGCCCGTCTTCTCTTTCTGGTTTAACCGTGATGCAAATGCAAAAGAGGGAGGTGAACTTGTTTTTGGTGGAGTTGATACAAAGCACTTCAAGGGTAATCATACTTATGTTCCTTTGACTCAGAAGGGCTACTGGCAG TTTAATATGGGAGATTTCTTAATCGGCAACGCATCAACAG GTTATTGTGCAGATGGTTGTGCTGCTATTGTGGATTCTGGAACATCACTTCTTGCTGGTCCAACA ACTATCGTAACACAACTCAACCATGCCATTGGAGCAGAAGGAATAGTTAGCATGGAATGCAAAACTATTGTTTCACAGTATGGCGAGATGATCTGGGACTTACTAGTATCAGGG GTGAGACCTGATCAAGTTTGTTCACAAGCAGGTTTATGTTATCTTGATGGAGCTCAGCATGTGAG CTCTAATATCAGAACTGTAGTTGAAAGGGAAACTGAAGGAAGTTCTGTTGGTGAAGCACCATTGTGCACTGCCTGTGAAATGGCAGTTGTTTGGATGCAGAACCAGCTCAAACAGAAGGAGACAAAAGAGAGAGTCCTAGAGTATGTGGATCAG CTTTGTTCAAAATTACCAAGTCCAATGGGAGAATCCGTAATCGACTGCAACAGCATCTCATCCATGCCAAATATTACGTTCACCATCACAGATAAAGCTTTTGTGCTCACTCCAGAACAG TATATTCTTAAAACCGGAGAAGGGGCTGCTAAAATTTGTATCAGTGGATTTGCTGCTCTGGATGTGCCACCACCTCGCGGTCCTCTTTG GATTCTTGGAGATGTATTCATGGGGCCGTATCACACTGTCTTTGACTTTGGTAAATCCCGCGTGGGTTTTGCTGAAGCCGTGTAA